One window of the Magnolia sinica isolate HGM2019 unplaced genomic scaffold, MsV1 ctg403, whole genome shotgun sequence genome contains the following:
- the LOC131236347 gene encoding protein CHROMATIN REMODELING 8-like isoform X2: MEEEEDKLLLSSLGVTSANPEDIERGILTEVKNDAGGRNEATESTVEQFLDEEHGTEPSATARDKLFNKLRAVEVEIDAVAASVKQARNIARNENNTSDSTDNRVEGDLDDSKNAVQDSVRGLNLQHALAADRLRSLKKTKAQLQKDLSELHKNDSIEGVGNEKLLDKLVREETKQKRRLKEIKPTGKGSKKRQKSVAFDEDVDFDAVLDAASAGFIETERDKLVRKGVLTPFHKLKGFERRLQQPGPSNRHGEPEEDLSENLISTTIAKAARSISEIAKARPTTKLLDASALPKLEAPTHPFRRLKTPLKLLVSPGAENSEGKNCKISKRKRPLPDKKWRKAASQEEKLLEGTEDAGEHSIHSDYEEENQADVEDADINEPTSVTLEGGLKIPETIFTELFDYQKVGVQWLWELHCQRAGGIIGDEMGLGKTIQVLSFLGALHFSKMYKPSIIICPVTLLRQWRREARKWYPSFRVEILHDSAQIPANKKKQAKSGESDEETDGSLDSDSERTLPNKGTKKWDFLINRVLRSESGLLITTYEQLRILGEKLLDIEWGYAILDEGHRIRNPNAEITLVCKQLQTVHRIIMTGAPIQNKLSELWSLFDFVFPGKLGVLPVFEAEFAVPISVGGYANATPLQVSTAYRCAVVLRDMIMPYLLRRMKADVNAQLPKKTEHVLFCSLTAEQRSAYRAFLASSEVEQIFDGNRNSLYGIDVMRKICNHPDLLEREHCANNPDYGNPERSGKMKVVEQVLKVWKEQGHRVLFFAQTQQMLDILEKFLVADGYTYRRMDGLTPVKQRMSLIDEFNNSTDVFIFILTTKVGGLGTNLTGANRVIIFDPDWNPSTDMQARERAWRIGQTRDVVVYRLITRGTIEEKVYHRQIYKHFLTNKILKNPQQRRFFKARDMKDLFTLQDDGEGGSTETSNIFGQLSDDVNVGVHDNKVDKLESSTAVMHTDNAALSERTDSSKHGTRKGKEKTEESDGEVDEETNVLKSLFDAQGIHSAMNHDVIMNANDGEKMRLEEQANQVAKRAAEALRKSRMLRSQEVVYVPTWTGRSGAAGAPSSVRKKFGSTVNSRLLSSTKPPEGSSSGSGTSKLYGLAAGASTGKALSSAELLARIRGTQERAVRDGLEHQVRSASDSNHGAQPKLYGLAAGASTGNALSSAELLARIRGTQERAVRDGLERQVGSASDSNHGAQPKLYGLAAGASTVKALSSAELLARIRGTQERAVGDGLERQVGSASDSNHGAQPTADGGPSKASHKTHSVPEVLTGQLCTFIQLVGGSTTTAAIVKHFKDKIPSKDLPLFKDLLKEIATLKKDSNGGTWFLKPEYKK; encoded by the exons ATGGAGGAAGAGGAGGATAAGCTCCTATTAAGTAGTCTGGGTGTCACATCTGCGAATCCTGAAGATATTGAGCGCGGCATACTAACAGAG GTGAAAAATGATGCTGGAGGCAGAAATGAAGCTACAGAGAGCACTGTAGAGCAGTTTCTTGATGAAGAACATGGGACTGAACCATCAGCTACAGCCCGAGACAAACTTTTTAATAAACTGAGGGCAGTAGAAGTTGAAATAGATGCTGTTGCAGCCAGTGTTAAACAGGCACGGAATATTGCAAGAAATGAAAACAATACTTCAGATAGTACTGATAATAGGGTGGAGGGAGATTTAGATGACAGCAAAAATGCTGTTCAAGATTCTGTCAGGGGTTTAAACCTTCAACATGCTTTAGCTGCTGACCGTCTAAGAAGCCTTAAGAAAACAAAGGCCCAACTCCAGAAAGATCTTAGTGAGTTGCATAAGAATGATTCAATTGAGGGTGTTGGGAATGAGAAGCTTCTTGACAAGTTGGTTAGGGAAGAGACGAAGCAAAAGCGAAGGTTGAAAGAAATAAAACCTACTGGCAAAGGCTCAAAAAAGAGGCAGAAATCAGTTGCATTTGACGAGGATGTTGATTTTGATGCCGTGTTGGATGCAGCATCTGCAGGATTTATTGAAACG GAAAGGGATAAGTTGGTACGCAAGGGTGTTTTAACTCCTTTTCATAAACTCAAAGGCTTTGAACGCCGTCTCCAACAACCGGGACCATCGAATAGGCATGGCGAGCCTGAGGAAGACTTGAGTGAGAATCTTATTTCCACCACTATCGCTAAGGCTGCTCGATCAATCTCAGAGATTGCAAAAGCTCGCCCAACAACCAAATTGCTCGATGCAAGTGCCTTACCCAAACTTGAAGCACCTACCCATCCTTTTCGCAGGCTGAAAACACCTCTCAAGCTACTAGTGTCTCCAGGTGCTGAGAATTCAGAGGGTAAGAACTGCAAGATAAGTAAGCGGAAAAGGCCATTACCTGACAAGAAATGGAGAAAGGCAGCGTCACAGGAAGAGAAACTTCTTGAAGGAACTG AAGATGCAGGGGAACACTCTATCCACTCTGATTATGAGGAAGAAAATCAAGCAGACGTCGAAGATGCGGACATCAATGAGCCAACTTCTGTAACACTTGAAGGAGGGCTAAAAATCCCAGAAACGATCTTCACCGAACTCTTTGACTATCAAAAAGTGGGAGTACAGTGGCTATGGGAGTTGCATTGCCAAAGAGCTGGCGGGATTATCGGTGATGAAATGGGTTTGGGCAAGACCATTCAGGTGTTATCTTTCCTTGGAGCTTTGCATTTCAGTAAAATGTATAAGCCCAGCATCATTATCTGTCCTGTGACTCTTTTGCGACAGTGGAGAAGGGAAGCTCGAAAATGGTATCCAAGCTTTCGTGTTGAGATTCTGCATGATTCTGCTCAGATTCCTGCGAATAAAAAGAAGCAAGCAAAATCTGGCGAAAGTGATGAAGAAACTGATGGTTCATTGGATAGTGATAGTGAAAGAACTCTGCCTAACAAAGGCACTAAAAAGTGGGATTTCTTGATCAATCGTGTTTTGAGATCGGAATCAGGTTTGCTTATTACTACCTACGAGCAACTCCGGATACTTGGCGAGAAGTTGCTTGATATAGAATGGGGGTATGCTATCTTGGACGAAGGTCACCGTATCCGAAACCCCAATGCGGAAATTACCCTAGTTTGTAAACAGCTTCAGACAGTGCATCGTATTATCATGACGGGTGCACCAATTCAAAACAAGCTGAGTGAGTTATGGTCGCTTTTTGACTTTGTCTTTCCCGGGAAGTTGGGTGTCTTACCAGTATTTGAGGCTGAATTCGCTGTTCCTATATCGGTTGGTGGGTATGCAAATGCAACCCCATTACAAGTGTCCACAGCCTACAGGTGTGCGGTAGTTTTACGTGACATGATAATGCCATACCTCCTTCGACGTATGAAGGCGGATGTGAATGCTCAGCTTCCGAAGAAAACCGAGCATGTTCTTTTTTGCAGCTTGACTGCAGAGCAGCGGTCTGCATATCGAGCATTTCTTGCTAGCTCCGAGGTGGAACAAATATTTGATGGAAATAGAAACTCACTATATGGAATTGATGTCATGCGTAAGATTTGCAACCATCCTGATCTGCTTGAAAGAGAGCACTGTGCCAACAATCCTGACTATGGGAATCCGGAGCGCAGTGGAAAAATGAAAGTGGTTGAGCAAGTACTTAAGGTGTGGAAGGAACAAGGTCACCGTGTTCTTTTTTTCGCGCAGACCCAACAAATGCTGGACATTCTTGAGAAATTCCTGGTGGCAGATGGCTATACCTACCGGCGGATGGATGGGCTCACTCCCGTAAAACAACGAATGTCTCTAATAGATGAATTCAATAACTCGACTGATGTGTTTATTTTCATTCTTACTACTAAAGTTGGTGGACTGGGGACAAATTTGACTGGTGCCAATAGGGTGATCATATTCGATCCTGACTGGAACCCTTCGACGGATATGCAG GCAAGAGAACGTGCTTGGCGAATTGGTCAGACACGGGATGTTGTGGTTTATAGACTGATTACCCGTGGAACAATAGAGGAGAAGGTATACCACAGGCAAATCTACAAGCATTTCCTAACCAATAAGATACTGAAGAACCCACAACAGAGAAGGTTCTTTAAAGCTAGAGACATGAAAGATCTCTTCACTTTGCAAGATGATGGCGAGGGTGGTTCTACTGAAACATCAAATATTTTCGGTCAGTTGTCTGATGATGTAAATGTTGGTGTTCACGACAACAAGGTAGATAAACTGGAATCCTCAACTGCTGTAATGCATACAGACAATGCTGCACTTAGTGAAAGAACCGATTCTTCAAAACATGGAACAAGAAAGGGGAAAGAGAAGACTGAAGAAAGTGATGGTGAAGTAGACGAAGAAACTAATGTGTTGAAGAGTCTTTTTGATGCTCAAGGGATTCAT AGTGCCATGAACCACGATGTGATTATGAATGCCAACGATGGAGAGAAGATGAGGCTTGAGGAACAAGCTAACCAAGTTGCAAAAAGGGCGGCTGAAGCCTTACGAAAGTCACGGATGCTTCGCAGCCAAGAGGTTGTATATGTTCCAACATGGACCGGTAGATCTGGGGCAGCTGGTGCCCCATCATCCGTCCGTAAGAAGTTTGGGTCTACCGTAAATTCTCGACTTCTCAGTTCTACAAAACCACCAGAAGGTTCTTCTTCAGGCAGTGGGACAAGTAAGCTTTATGGTCTCGCGGCTGGAGCTTCTACCGGCAAGGCCTTATCTTCGGCTGAACTATTGGCCAGAATTCGAGGGACCCAAGAAAGAGCGGTGCGTGATGGGCTTGAACATCAGGTCAGGTCAGCCTCTGATTCTAATCATGGAGCACAACCTAAGCTTTATGGTCTCGCGGCTGGAGCCTCTACTGGCAATGCCTTATCTTCGGCTGAACTATTGGCCAGAATTCGAGGGACCCAAGAAAGAGCAGTGCGTGATGGGCTTGAACGTCAGGTCGGGTCGGCCTCTGATTCTAATCATGGAGCACAACCTAAGCTTTATGGTCTCGCGGCTGGAGCCTCTACCGTCAAGGCCTTATCTTCGGCTGAACTATTGGCCAGAATTCGAGGGACCCAAGAAAGAGCGGTGGGTGATGGGCTTGAACGTCAGGTTGGGTCAGCCTCTGATTCTAATCATGGAGCACAACCTACAGCAGATGGTGGGCCATCTAAGGCCTCCCATAAAACACATTCAGTGCCAGAGGTCTTGACTGGCCAGCTTTGTACATTCATACAGTTAGTGGGTGGAAGCACCACTACAGCTGCTATAGTGAAGCATTTCAAAGACAAGATACCCTCCAAAGATCTGCCCCTGTTTAAGGATCTTCTCAAGGAGATAGCCACATTGAAGAAGGACTCTAATGGAGGTACTTGGTTCCTGAAACCAGAGTATAAAAAATAG
- the LOC131236351 gene encoding uncharacterized protein At1g03900-like → MIALKIEEGETIRINVKNKSSSGTGMLSAAGLTGGVSSTGKPSALAPPPPGVGKIKTVLPPPPNDPAAARMTSSPGVGLKGPKENSRRTMDPFSDLSKIERSLPSTTGSASTKSTASGWAAF, encoded by the exons ATGATCGCTTTAAAGATTGAG gAAGGTGAGACCATCCGGATAAATGTGAAGAACAAATCATCTAGCGGAACTGGCATGCTTTCAGCTGCTGGGTTGACTGGGGGTGTTTCCAGCACTGGAAAACCCAGTGCGCTTGCACCGCCGCCTCCTGGAGTAGGGAAAATCAAGACTGTCCTTCCACCCCCGCCAAACGACCCTGCTGCTGCTCGGATGACTTCAAGTCCTGGTGTGGGACTTAAGGGTCCCAAGGAAAATTCAAGGCGCACCATGGATCCTTTTTCAGATCTTTCAAAGATCGAG AGAAGCCTTCCTTCAACGACTGGCTCAGCATCAACAAAGAGTACTGCATCAGGATGGGCGGCATTTTGA
- the LOC131236347 gene encoding protein CHROMATIN REMODELING 8-like isoform X1 translates to MEEEEDKLLLSSLGVTSANPEDIERGILTEVKNDAGGRNEATESTVEQFLDEEHGTEPSATARDKLFNKLRAVEVEIDAVAASVKQARNIARNENNTSDSTDNRVEGDLDDSKNAVQDSVRGLNLQHALAADRLRSLKKTKAQLQKDLSELHKNDSIEGVGNEKLLDKLVREETKQKRRLKEIKPTGKGSKKRQKSVAFDEDVDFDAVLDAASAGFIETERDKLVRKGVLTPFHKLKGFERRLQQPGPSNRHGEPEEDLSENLISTTIAKAARSISEIAKARPTTKLLDASALPKLEAPTHPFRRLKTPLKLLVSPGAENSEGKNCKISKRKRPLPDKKWRKAASQEEKLLEGTEEDAGEHSIHSDYEEENQADVEDADINEPTSVTLEGGLKIPETIFTELFDYQKVGVQWLWELHCQRAGGIIGDEMGLGKTIQVLSFLGALHFSKMYKPSIIICPVTLLRQWRREARKWYPSFRVEILHDSAQIPANKKKQAKSGESDEETDGSLDSDSERTLPNKGTKKWDFLINRVLRSESGLLITTYEQLRILGEKLLDIEWGYAILDEGHRIRNPNAEITLVCKQLQTVHRIIMTGAPIQNKLSELWSLFDFVFPGKLGVLPVFEAEFAVPISVGGYANATPLQVSTAYRCAVVLRDMIMPYLLRRMKADVNAQLPKKTEHVLFCSLTAEQRSAYRAFLASSEVEQIFDGNRNSLYGIDVMRKICNHPDLLEREHCANNPDYGNPERSGKMKVVEQVLKVWKEQGHRVLFFAQTQQMLDILEKFLVADGYTYRRMDGLTPVKQRMSLIDEFNNSTDVFIFILTTKVGGLGTNLTGANRVIIFDPDWNPSTDMQARERAWRIGQTRDVVVYRLITRGTIEEKVYHRQIYKHFLTNKILKNPQQRRFFKARDMKDLFTLQDDGEGGSTETSNIFGQLSDDVNVGVHDNKVDKLESSTAVMHTDNAALSERTDSSKHGTRKGKEKTEESDGEVDEETNVLKSLFDAQGIHSAMNHDVIMNANDGEKMRLEEQANQVAKRAAEALRKSRMLRSQEVVYVPTWTGRSGAAGAPSSVRKKFGSTVNSRLLSSTKPPEGSSSGSGTSKLYGLAAGASTGKALSSAELLARIRGTQERAVRDGLEHQVRSASDSNHGAQPKLYGLAAGASTGNALSSAELLARIRGTQERAVRDGLERQVGSASDSNHGAQPKLYGLAAGASTVKALSSAELLARIRGTQERAVGDGLERQVGSASDSNHGAQPTADGGPSKASHKTHSVPEVLTGQLCTFIQLVGGSTTTAAIVKHFKDKIPSKDLPLFKDLLKEIATLKKDSNGGTWFLKPEYKK, encoded by the exons ATGGAGGAAGAGGAGGATAAGCTCCTATTAAGTAGTCTGGGTGTCACATCTGCGAATCCTGAAGATATTGAGCGCGGCATACTAACAGAG GTGAAAAATGATGCTGGAGGCAGAAATGAAGCTACAGAGAGCACTGTAGAGCAGTTTCTTGATGAAGAACATGGGACTGAACCATCAGCTACAGCCCGAGACAAACTTTTTAATAAACTGAGGGCAGTAGAAGTTGAAATAGATGCTGTTGCAGCCAGTGTTAAACAGGCACGGAATATTGCAAGAAATGAAAACAATACTTCAGATAGTACTGATAATAGGGTGGAGGGAGATTTAGATGACAGCAAAAATGCTGTTCAAGATTCTGTCAGGGGTTTAAACCTTCAACATGCTTTAGCTGCTGACCGTCTAAGAAGCCTTAAGAAAACAAAGGCCCAACTCCAGAAAGATCTTAGTGAGTTGCATAAGAATGATTCAATTGAGGGTGTTGGGAATGAGAAGCTTCTTGACAAGTTGGTTAGGGAAGAGACGAAGCAAAAGCGAAGGTTGAAAGAAATAAAACCTACTGGCAAAGGCTCAAAAAAGAGGCAGAAATCAGTTGCATTTGACGAGGATGTTGATTTTGATGCCGTGTTGGATGCAGCATCTGCAGGATTTATTGAAACG GAAAGGGATAAGTTGGTACGCAAGGGTGTTTTAACTCCTTTTCATAAACTCAAAGGCTTTGAACGCCGTCTCCAACAACCGGGACCATCGAATAGGCATGGCGAGCCTGAGGAAGACTTGAGTGAGAATCTTATTTCCACCACTATCGCTAAGGCTGCTCGATCAATCTCAGAGATTGCAAAAGCTCGCCCAACAACCAAATTGCTCGATGCAAGTGCCTTACCCAAACTTGAAGCACCTACCCATCCTTTTCGCAGGCTGAAAACACCTCTCAAGCTACTAGTGTCTCCAGGTGCTGAGAATTCAGAGGGTAAGAACTGCAAGATAAGTAAGCGGAAAAGGCCATTACCTGACAAGAAATGGAGAAAGGCAGCGTCACAGGAAGAGAAACTTCTTGAAGGAACTG AAGAAGATGCAGGGGAACACTCTATCCACTCTGATTATGAGGAAGAAAATCAAGCAGACGTCGAAGATGCGGACATCAATGAGCCAACTTCTGTAACACTTGAAGGAGGGCTAAAAATCCCAGAAACGATCTTCACCGAACTCTTTGACTATCAAAAAGTGGGAGTACAGTGGCTATGGGAGTTGCATTGCCAAAGAGCTGGCGGGATTATCGGTGATGAAATGGGTTTGGGCAAGACCATTCAGGTGTTATCTTTCCTTGGAGCTTTGCATTTCAGTAAAATGTATAAGCCCAGCATCATTATCTGTCCTGTGACTCTTTTGCGACAGTGGAGAAGGGAAGCTCGAAAATGGTATCCAAGCTTTCGTGTTGAGATTCTGCATGATTCTGCTCAGATTCCTGCGAATAAAAAGAAGCAAGCAAAATCTGGCGAAAGTGATGAAGAAACTGATGGTTCATTGGATAGTGATAGTGAAAGAACTCTGCCTAACAAAGGCACTAAAAAGTGGGATTTCTTGATCAATCGTGTTTTGAGATCGGAATCAGGTTTGCTTATTACTACCTACGAGCAACTCCGGATACTTGGCGAGAAGTTGCTTGATATAGAATGGGGGTATGCTATCTTGGACGAAGGTCACCGTATCCGAAACCCCAATGCGGAAATTACCCTAGTTTGTAAACAGCTTCAGACAGTGCATCGTATTATCATGACGGGTGCACCAATTCAAAACAAGCTGAGTGAGTTATGGTCGCTTTTTGACTTTGTCTTTCCCGGGAAGTTGGGTGTCTTACCAGTATTTGAGGCTGAATTCGCTGTTCCTATATCGGTTGGTGGGTATGCAAATGCAACCCCATTACAAGTGTCCACAGCCTACAGGTGTGCGGTAGTTTTACGTGACATGATAATGCCATACCTCCTTCGACGTATGAAGGCGGATGTGAATGCTCAGCTTCCGAAGAAAACCGAGCATGTTCTTTTTTGCAGCTTGACTGCAGAGCAGCGGTCTGCATATCGAGCATTTCTTGCTAGCTCCGAGGTGGAACAAATATTTGATGGAAATAGAAACTCACTATATGGAATTGATGTCATGCGTAAGATTTGCAACCATCCTGATCTGCTTGAAAGAGAGCACTGTGCCAACAATCCTGACTATGGGAATCCGGAGCGCAGTGGAAAAATGAAAGTGGTTGAGCAAGTACTTAAGGTGTGGAAGGAACAAGGTCACCGTGTTCTTTTTTTCGCGCAGACCCAACAAATGCTGGACATTCTTGAGAAATTCCTGGTGGCAGATGGCTATACCTACCGGCGGATGGATGGGCTCACTCCCGTAAAACAACGAATGTCTCTAATAGATGAATTCAATAACTCGACTGATGTGTTTATTTTCATTCTTACTACTAAAGTTGGTGGACTGGGGACAAATTTGACTGGTGCCAATAGGGTGATCATATTCGATCCTGACTGGAACCCTTCGACGGATATGCAG GCAAGAGAACGTGCTTGGCGAATTGGTCAGACACGGGATGTTGTGGTTTATAGACTGATTACCCGTGGAACAATAGAGGAGAAGGTATACCACAGGCAAATCTACAAGCATTTCCTAACCAATAAGATACTGAAGAACCCACAACAGAGAAGGTTCTTTAAAGCTAGAGACATGAAAGATCTCTTCACTTTGCAAGATGATGGCGAGGGTGGTTCTACTGAAACATCAAATATTTTCGGTCAGTTGTCTGATGATGTAAATGTTGGTGTTCACGACAACAAGGTAGATAAACTGGAATCCTCAACTGCTGTAATGCATACAGACAATGCTGCACTTAGTGAAAGAACCGATTCTTCAAAACATGGAACAAGAAAGGGGAAAGAGAAGACTGAAGAAAGTGATGGTGAAGTAGACGAAGAAACTAATGTGTTGAAGAGTCTTTTTGATGCTCAAGGGATTCAT AGTGCCATGAACCACGATGTGATTATGAATGCCAACGATGGAGAGAAGATGAGGCTTGAGGAACAAGCTAACCAAGTTGCAAAAAGGGCGGCTGAAGCCTTACGAAAGTCACGGATGCTTCGCAGCCAAGAGGTTGTATATGTTCCAACATGGACCGGTAGATCTGGGGCAGCTGGTGCCCCATCATCCGTCCGTAAGAAGTTTGGGTCTACCGTAAATTCTCGACTTCTCAGTTCTACAAAACCACCAGAAGGTTCTTCTTCAGGCAGTGGGACAAGTAAGCTTTATGGTCTCGCGGCTGGAGCTTCTACCGGCAAGGCCTTATCTTCGGCTGAACTATTGGCCAGAATTCGAGGGACCCAAGAAAGAGCGGTGCGTGATGGGCTTGAACATCAGGTCAGGTCAGCCTCTGATTCTAATCATGGAGCACAACCTAAGCTTTATGGTCTCGCGGCTGGAGCCTCTACTGGCAATGCCTTATCTTCGGCTGAACTATTGGCCAGAATTCGAGGGACCCAAGAAAGAGCAGTGCGTGATGGGCTTGAACGTCAGGTCGGGTCGGCCTCTGATTCTAATCATGGAGCACAACCTAAGCTTTATGGTCTCGCGGCTGGAGCCTCTACCGTCAAGGCCTTATCTTCGGCTGAACTATTGGCCAGAATTCGAGGGACCCAAGAAAGAGCGGTGGGTGATGGGCTTGAACGTCAGGTTGGGTCAGCCTCTGATTCTAATCATGGAGCACAACCTACAGCAGATGGTGGGCCATCTAAGGCCTCCCATAAAACACATTCAGTGCCAGAGGTCTTGACTGGCCAGCTTTGTACATTCATACAGTTAGTGGGTGGAAGCACCACTACAGCTGCTATAGTGAAGCATTTCAAAGACAAGATACCCTCCAAAGATCTGCCCCTGTTTAAGGATCTTCTCAAGGAGATAGCCACATTGAAGAAGGACTCTAATGGAGGTACTTGGTTCCTGAAACCAGAGTATAAAAAATAG